The sequence agctgtgcgaatatttaaaatacggtaattaatacaaaaattccccgctatacggtattattatCAGTATAGATACACAGCTATTGTAGTCATCTCCTGGACTACTttcagataattattatctactgCCAATTATTCTATACTGTTATTCTATACTGTATTACACCATGGTCTGACAGGCTGCCATTACCCACTCACCAGTAATATTCAAGGTGAGTGGCACCCCAAAGCCAGTCTCTCCCATCACCCCGGCCCTTGTGcctcctagctccacccactctccgaGGGTGGCCTTGACCACACTGTAATGCTTAATGATCCATGGCAGACTGTACATCCGGTAGTACCCCGTGCTGTGGGCCACCACCAGCACATCCTGGTTGAGTGAGGCATCCTGAATGTCACCACCAAATATCTGCTCAGGTGAAAAGAAGTGACTGTGTAGCAAGCAAATTTAATATACAGCACATCAAAGGGTAATGAATGGATTGCTGCACGCAGTATTAAAGTTAGTCTGCTGTGCATACTGGGCTTTGTGCCAAATACACAGCTCCTCAAAATTTACAATAAAGAGTGTCTGTGAGGATGAATTATTGGCCCCCTCATTCAAGTAATTGCTGCTCTCTTGCTAAAGGCCACAAAGAATGAAGAAGTACTAGCGTGTTATCAGGTAAGCAACTCACACTAATGAACCCCACCTTTCTGTCCACTGAGAGACAAGCCACCAGCTCGAGTGGGTGGACTTTGAACACAGCAACGACCAGGAGACGTGAGGAGGTGTACTCGTTAGCCACACCCCTTTGTCGTGCCAGCTGTCTACTGAACTGTATTGACTTAACTTGTACCGTATGGAGGTAGTCAGCCCATTGTAGGTACCTGAATGGAAATACAAACAAATTGCTGCACGCTGGGTTAATCAAGCAGCTTGGAAAATATTGCTCAGCTTGAATTAAAATGGGGTGTACAGCGGTGGTAGCAACCACAtaagtacagtatataataTCGTGACTAGCCGGGCTCACCGATAGCTAACAGCAGTTGACAGGAAGACGGATCTGAGTAGGGAGCCATTGTTGGCATTGAACACCCTCAGGTAGCCGTCGGCTGAGAGCACCAGTAGACACACCTCTCTCTCCTCACTTGAAGGGGAGGCTCTTTGCTGGGGAGGAAGCTAGGGGTTAATTAGCATCAATCCAGACGATTACgttatacaattattattacgaGGCACATGAAATTATTTTTTTTGTGGAATTAACATTCTTTCGACACCCTCCTAACTTATGGATGTGTATTGCTACATGTATCGTAGCATCAAAATCGGGTTTAGGGGACAGGAGGCTCACTAGCTGGCTGTCGAGACAAAGAAGACTATCATAACTGCTACAAAAGACTATAAAATACCAACTTACAATGTGCGAATGATGAAGTATCACTGCCAATATTTTCATGTCTTTTCTTATTGCTCCAAAATCGTACAGCATTCGAGGCTGGCCACCAATACCATCATTGTAGTACGCAACTTGGTGGTTGTCAAAATACATCCTCCTAGAGTGGATGGTGTACAGCGGGGCAGAATGACGGAGGAAAATATGGTGCACTGTTAACGTACCTGTCCAGTCCAATACATACATGTTTGTTTGATAGTCTTTTCCAAACAGGCTGAAACTCCATTGAtggctacataattatgaatacgGAGCCTTTACAGACAATAGTATGCAACGAATAACTGTATCCCACACACACTTTCGTAGTAGTATGATACAAGGGTGACTATAAGTCTAGTACCTAGAAATTGCTGCAAGCTAAACTTACTTGTAATACAATGGTTCTTGCTATTGAACAGCTGGTTCTGAGGGCCTTCTCACAGCTGGTCTCTCTCTGGAGGGAGTAGAGTTGGTGCACAACACTAACACTCATTTCTCCTCTCGTTTCTAGGCCGATGTTTTCTAAAAGAACGTAATGATATTTTCTCCATCAACCTTTTTTAGAGAAAAATCAGCATGGGAACTACAAGCGCGCTTAGTCTCGTGAGCTCCCCACCCACGGAGGgcgactgattcatgagaTTTCTGCATGGACTCCCATGAACTGATTTCCATGGAGTCAGATAGGGTTACTTGTATCATAGTTGCatctactgtacagtataaggATTTGGTTGTTGTCGAAAACAGCAGAAAGTCCGGGCCTGCCTTTTATAGTCATCAAATATCTACATCAGAATCAAgggaattacatgtacattgtatgtataacAAATGTATAAAATCAATGAGAAAGTATAGTGTTATCTATTAAGCGGGTCAGCAGTTCATCCTGTATTTCTCTCGACATAAACACAGAATTATAGAATCTTAGCCGAGTCAGTACAATCATAGAGGCTtcataaagtacatgtattcttCAAATGCTATGAATGCAACCGATGCTATTGAGTTCCCTTTATGGATACCACTAACTACAGTTAACCTGTTTCTTTTTATCGGAGTGCTTCTACCTACTACAATACTCATGAATGTGTCAGTATTGGTTGCTTTAATCAAAAGCAAGGTCAAGCACAAGCCACTTCTAGTTCTCTTTGGATCCCTTTTGATTGGTGTCTGTATCGACAAACTATTTGTCTGTGTGGATCAGTGTGTGAACTCACCTGCGTCCATTCGTTACTGTCATTGTACAAGATGGACGATAGTTCCATTGCAAGCACCAAGAGTATTCTTCACAGTGTACTCAATTGTAGCTGTGACCTGCCTGAGTGTCGTGCAGCTTCTCACAATGAAAGGGAAGCGAATTGGTTACAAACATAGTTACTTCTTCACAGCAATAGCAGCTCTTGTAGCTTTTTTCTGGACAGTTGTCTTTGTTATCACAAATGGCTTGGCAAGGTATCCAGTACATTGTCATATATTCTGCTATGAAAACGAATCTCCAGAAGGACGAAATATTGTTACAGCATTTTTTATTGTAGTCATTTGTTTCGTAGTGTTTACAATGACACCTGCTTTTGTCATTACAATACTAACTTCGATAGAGGCTTTTCGAATATTCAAGAGGAGCTTCATAGTTCGATCTGAAAATAGAATTGAAACATCACTGAATCGACGAATGATGTTATTACCTGTGCTGATGGCAGTTCTTCTAGTGTGCAATAGCATACTAAGCTTCTTTTTCACCACTTTCACGGGTTATATTTTAAAGCAGGCTGGTGTGGAAACATTTTATGGCAACTGGGCTAATATCGTGTCAAAATACGAGTACTTTATTTTGGATATGTTGCATAGCTTGTTTTTTCCACTTGTACTACTCTACCTGTACATTAGTGTTCGGAAGACATGGAAGAAGCTATTTTTGTGTAAAAACGAACAATAAGTACTGAACTGAACCGCATGCATAGATGAAATAGcttttgtgcatgcatatattaaTTATTTGTTGGGTCAACTTGCTCATTGATGATGTCTATTATATCTACATCATTATCTTCATCACCAACTAACACATGTTGAATTTCTTGTTCGTTAGCAGCTCTTCGCCGAAGATTCAAATCCATCATCATGCGCTTGCTTTTAAAGCAGTTGATCACTTTTAGCCATACATTTGTCTTCTTAAGAACGTACTTGTGTGTATGGAAGCACACGATTGTTAGGAAGAGAATGAAAGCAATAGACATGGAAAAGTTGGCTAGTATGTACTGATTCCCCTTTATTTCTCGCACATAAGAGGTTCCGTATGCTAAAATCGTAAGATTGAATAAGAAAAGTGTTTCTATTAGATCTCCAAGCGAAGTCTTGTGCACTTTCTTAACAATTAGCTTGAAAAAACATATGCCAATTGCTATACACCCAGCAGAGATAATAGGTAAGTAGGTATCCGTTGCAAAGGCAGCTATGATGTTGTAAGCAATGAGAGAAAAGAGAAGTAATCCCAGCCAGTAACGATGCTTTGGAGTGAATGGAGGGGAGGGTATGCGTTCATGAAACCATTGTGTTTTTCATGATCTGAGCAGTGAGGAAACCATTGGCCAAAGAAAATCAAAACAGTATAAACAATCTACCAGCAGTGAGGATTACAACAGCAGCAATAAATCGAGCTGTGTGTTCGGGGTTAAAATACCGTATGAGAAAGTTAAACTGCATTGCAGAAATTGTGAACCGCAGCAGCTTGGAGTAAGAGAGCATGAAAAGTGTGTGacagtgcagcagtgcagcAACAGGGTTGGCATTGGAAAGAAGTTGAGTCAAGGTGTTTGCACAAAACAATAATTCCAAGCATAAGAAAAAACAAATAGGGTGGGaagacaagttgaaggagTACTTTAAGTGTTCGAGCACTCCTTGCATTTTGAGGTAGCCAGAATAAGACTGAGTTCTTGCTCACATTCACCgcacaagacaccacttcggTTGTATGCACACTGTCGGTTTATCTCGTGAGAGGTTTTCAAACTGATGTCAATTAGTTCCTTCGTACAGTAATCAAAAGGGCAACTATCAACAATGTATCCTAATTCACCATCAGTATCGTAGGTAACCCCAATTCATATGCCAGTTTCCATTCTGAGGAAGCCATTAGAACAGTTTGCTATGTAAGATTGCAATTTCACATCAcactcacatacacactcGATTCGAGACATTGATGGCTGAAATTCTAATAGGCAAGTGCAGAGAAGAAAAAGTAGGTTTTGTGTGTGAAGACAAACAATGGTGGTTAATGACAGCCAGGAGGTAAGTATTCTTGGGATTGTAGGAGTTCTGACGCGTGGTAGTCATTCTCGTGTTGGACAGTTGCAAGCCGTCTTCTAAGCATGCCGTGGCACAGTCAATCCCACTATTGCCCAGGCCATGAGGGCCCTCCACCTGGACCGGTACCATCTTTCCCATGCAGGATCAAGACTTACTCGAGCACAACGCCTCTGGGATCACACTCACCCCGAGACAGCACAGGCAGTGACAACACGACCCAACAAGAATCTGGGGATGACGGCAGCAATACCACCTCACACTCGCCGGTAACATCGGCAGCGGACAGCTCTGGAACGGAGGACAATTTGATCCCCTACACCTCAGATTCCATTCACGCTCGCATCCAGGCAACCCTCTAGACTAGACGCCACCACAGTTCACCCCGGAGCCATCGCCACTCCCCAAGCAAGCCCCAGCTCATCCCTCTCCGACGAATCCGAGCTCTCCCGCTCAGGATCAAGTCTCGGACTCCCACCACAAGCACTGTCATAACAAGCACAGGCACCACAGGCACGGTCACCACAAGCGGAGTCATTCCCATCACTCAACTGTACCCATTTTGAAATCCCTACAACAGAAGATTGTACGAGGTGAGTTCATTGAATTTACTGAACTGTTAGGGGAACTCACAGTGGCAGGCGGCGCTATAGCATCCAATCTCGCACAAAGAAGCATCGCGTAGCTCCCATTGCCTCCCTGCAGTTACGGTTGCAAGTATTTTCGACATTTGCAGAGGTGCTCTTGTCGGCCTCCCCCAGCATAGCCCAACGACTCTGGCGTTACCATAATTCGCTCTCTTCCAACCTCATGCCTGGCTACAGTACGACTTCCAATTTCGACGCAAGCTAACTATTGACCCGACTTGTTTATGGTAAACTGAACTAGTTGCCTCATACACGGTGCGCCCGCAGGTCATTTGTTTTTTGTGTGGAGCAGCCAACCACATGGTGACTGAATGCCAACTCTCTGGCTCCACGTGCACTAGCCTAGCCTAAGCTCTACCTCCGACCCTTCCCAAGCTAGACCCCTGCCCCCTCGCAGGCCTAGCCAGAACACGCCTGCGAAACGAGACCTGCCCCAACCTTTAGCTCCGCCTCCTGTATAACAGGATTGGCTTCTGTTGGTTCGAACCACGTTGTTCTCGTCGACATGCCTGCATGCAATGCCAGGGGTCTCACCCAATGCGTGACTGCCCACAGCAGTTATGCTGAGGGCCCCACTGGAACTATACCTCACGGTGAGGGGCCTTTtaccacccacacatataCATTATCTCGAGCGCATTATGAACAAGCCCCCCCATTTGGCATCTACTCAATTATTTACTCCGGTATATAATCCCCAAACTCGGGTCAACGACATGCATAACCATCCTTTATCCACCCACGGGTCAATTATATACGGCCCTCAGGATCATTTAATCCCCATCCTCGGGTTACTTCTAATACTACCTCTGATTCTGTATTTAACACACAATCTCGCACAAACGATTCTTCGCCACGAGGTGCACCCGCCTTGTGCCCATCTAACAAATGCTCACTATGCACCCGCCTGCCaccaaccacacccacattctCTGCCATTACAGGTATCGCCGCTCTTCGATCTTTACATGCACGAGCATGCGATCACCACCCCGATCGACGCAACCCTGCTGGAACAGCTCACCCCAACAAACACTTAGCAGCATATCTCATTCGATCCCTACGGTCTGGTTTTCAAATTGGCTACACCAGCCCCAGGCGCCCCTTGTGTGCACCTAATCTCTCCTCAGACTACATGGCTATAGTGTAAACAGAATCTCTGTTATGTGGCCATTATAAAGTTTGTGAGGTTGCTTGTGTGACGGCAATGATGTGGTCTATGTTGTGCTTGTGGTTTACATGAAGGCTGTTATTTTTTGAGAATAAAATACAGGTCAAAATTTTCTTGAGCATACCGTATGGGTAGAAAATTTCAAGGTGTTTTAATTTTTCCcgtttttcgtgggtggctgcagaagacgaaaattaaaacccacggaaaggctttgtttacgcatgcgagatagtgacacaccctaactccacgaaatttactacccgcaaaattttccaaataaggaattgcacgaaaatgtacaccctcgaaattttctactCGTACGGTAACTACTCAGGAGtgcaacatacatgtacaatgtagctgtCAAGAAGGGCTTCACTAAACCCGGGTTTGTAATTGCACCACCTTGCACGTAGGGGTTTAATTGAGTGATCCCTGTGGCTAGCCGTCAGTCGTGTCTAAGGTGGGTGCCCTCACCAGgagctggggggggggggtatagcTCTAAGAATCgcgataattatgtataaacaTTGTACCTATTTTAAGCAGTACATTAGCTataagcctgtgtgtgtgtagggggggaaGGACAGTATATTAGCTAtgagcttgtgtgtgtgtgtgtgtgaatgagggggttgtacatgcatgtcatttTGAGAAGATGAGATGAGGAGGTGAACAATGTTTTAACACACAATGacacacaccataattatgtccccAAGCACCAACAAAAAAACTTGGTGTTTGAGAGGAACAACACAAGCTTGCCTAAGGGTGGATACGTAAGAGTGCAAGTGGCAGACAATCAACACCTGGTTTTTGACCCTGACAAAAATCAGAGACACTTTCTAAAAATAGAACTGCCCATATTCatttagactacattacatcatctataattgatctgattggctaaaaacagtagattacatggaagcataatctacaagaaggtacttattctacaggaaatgggcgcatattctacaggaagtggacacatattctacaggaaatggacacatattctacaggaagtgacaaataatttgcaggaagttctcaaaagttggaatgaaatttttagtgaaagtgacaagaagataacaaaaacattataaaaaacacagaatgcaatagtttgttcagtcaatatccatttTTTTCCATGTCaactgttgctttgtattgctttttccagttgggcatgggcaaggggggccaggaagcatcaaaaacactttagcagtcgcttgatactttctattgagttttttaaggttccatgccgatccagtctgctctatacccccctCCACTCTACCACAGAACTTCATTCTttttcttgtagtgttgcagtcagttctagcatagttctaggttctttttacttgtctgttctttccagtatcttcaagaagcgtttcacaagctttactaagttttactgtagtttttcattgttttgaagccgtcttcttgtcaactggtgtctctcacaggtctccagctcgtccagctattacacagccaaaaatccacgggtcCGTTTCAGGCCGTTAGTTGAAAACGGGCCGTTACGGCCCGTGGaacggcctgtatacaggatgTAGCCAACCCACgtcctgtatacaggccgtCTCACGGGCTGTAAACAGGACGTTAGCCCACGTCCTGTTTACAGCCCGTGGATACGGGCCTGTATCAGGGCGTAGCAACCACGTCCTGTATACAGGCTGTTGCAGCTGTagcttatgcgcatgcgctagctTGGGGCAGGATGACGTCACCTGACTACAAAAAGAGAATGAGACAGACAGGAGCTCTGAGAAAAAATCCTGCTGCTTGTCACATGCACAACATGCACAAGAGGAGCTGCTGGTCCAAAAAGACAACTTGAAGAGGACTATACACTATTAGTCTACCTGTGAACAGAAAAAGGTGAAGCTGTAGCAGCATATGCGCATGTTATTATATTAAAcagttattatttttattgaacTTTCTCATAGCATGCAGTTTGTGTTCCTCTAGTTCCACAGCTATTTCAAATCTATAGTAAATTTGACCTCTAGTGTAGTTGGCAGCAAAGGTCTGTAAATTTCACCTCTACTGTATGTTTATAAATTCAGGTTTGCACGTTGTTATGGACTTTTGAAGCTGGAGCACTGGCCAATTTTACAAGGTAAACGTTTCGTTTTGCTTCCTTTTTGAAATAATCCTCCTCATCGTAGGCTCCCATCTGAAGTTTTTTCACTTTTGATAAAAAGGTGTTGAAGAATGCTCCCAGGTTTGTTATTCTCTTTCACTAGCATTCACATATTAAACACGCGATCAAATTGACTTTAGATAATGCTGCCGAGTTGAAGTCTGGGCTAATTACGTAAGTGCCACTGTTCTATTGTGTTTTGTGATACATTATTGCTTCTGTAGACACTAGATGTTGTCAGAAGAATGAACTAAAGATAAAGCAACAGTTTCCTGGTAAGAAAATTCAGCAACTATGTAATCTGTGTGAATAGCGTATCATTGGTGTACAGTTGTGAGATATCTTTGAGATGAAAAAGAGCCCTTGTAATGTGTACAGCACACTGTAAGCTGTTGActgacttcatagtacgccGGTAAGATTATTCACAGTGGTGTGTTCTTTTAATCTTCTAACTCTTCTTCAGATGTTGCAAAATTCAAggtttgtttattgttttcatCTTTAGCACTCGTTACACATGTTATTTAATGATTTCTTTATTGGCATGCCGAGTTGGAGTCTGGATGTGTTAGGTAAGtgccattattttgtatgtgtTTGGTGATACATTATATGCCTCATAGATTGAAGTTTTTAGATGAATGATAAAGAGAATGCAACAATTGCCTGGTAAGCAACTTAGTTTAATTTATGTGAATAAGTATTATTAGTGTACAGCTGGCGAGCTATCTCGGAGATGAAGAACGGCCCTTCAAGCTGTTCActgacttcatagtacgccggtaagcagtggtgtattttttgtata comes from Halichondria panicea chromosome 3, odHalPani1.1, whole genome shotgun sequence and encodes:
- the LOC135333719 gene encoding DDB1- and CUL4-associated factor 17-like; the encoded protein is MSVSVVHQLYSLQRETSCEKALRTSCSIARTIVLQPSMEFQPVWKRLSNKHVCIGLDRRMYFDNHQVAYYNDGIGGQPRMLYDFGAIRKDMKILAVILHHSHIQRASPSSEEREVCLLVLSADGYLRVFNANNGSLLRSVFLSTAVSYRYLQWADYLHTVQVKSIQFSRQLARQRGVANEYTSSRLLVVAVFKVHPLELVACLSVDRKIFGGDIQDASLNQDVLVVAHSTGYYRMYSLPWIIKHYSVVKATLGEWVELGGTRAGVMGETGFGVPLTLNITERPPLLFEVRSGSELGVSFGGSPTVYLHNPSPKDNSVFFLRSLQSGKLVAKFSTDTVAFHQDVVDFHHDDYLRIMHISGSTVSCYQLVEEGVVKLYTTDFRSLSKRKEIPLRTSSGRTIRRRVCAQDIDDLFVSAVQDVDYENELDLLHAVVTLPSRDGDGTEAWFCFLDDRTGEIIKKVSLPTWKTDASNSIYYELDCILHLVKDGGVSTCHYYRLTRTHSTLTAMPLKNTKFCIS